Part of the Mauremys reevesii isolate NIE-2019 linkage group 4, ASM1616193v1, whole genome shotgun sequence genome is shown below.
TCATCTCTGTGAACCGCAGCTCCAGCATCCTGTTCCTAATGGGCATGAGCGTGGAGCGTTACCTGGTGGTCATGAAGCGTGTGGACTCCAAGTCTACTGGGACTAAGAACTGTCTGATCATTGCCTGTGGTTGCATCTGGGCTGTCTCTCTCCTCCTAGGCATTCCCTCTCTGATGTATCGGAAGCTCAGCCCCTCAGAGGATACCACTGGTGAATTGTGCGAGGATGAGGACTCTGTCACCTTCCAGGTGCTCAGCCTGGCTTTGCTCATCTTGACCTTTCTCCTGCCCTTGGTAGTGATCTTATTCTGCTATTGCTCCATCTCCTTCAAGCTGCTGAACCACATCAGCCTGGGAAAGGGGACGAAGAACTCCCTCCAGATCATCTTCACAATCATCTGTGCCTTCATCTGCTGCTGGCTGCCCTTCAATGCCTTTAAAGCATTCCTCTTCTTCTCCTCCATGttccagggagcagatctgtctTGCTGGGCATTAATGGCTCTCAGGAGGGGCCTGACCATCAGTGCTTGCTTGGCCTTCATGAACAGCTGCGTAAATCCCATCATCTATGCCTTGATGGATCGCCATTTCCGACGCCAGGTGCTGCCACAAGGGCTCCAGGTCTGTGGCACTTTCCAGGAGACAAGGCAAACCTCGGCCTTGTCCTTCTCATCCACTACTGAGTCCAGCCTCATGTTTGCCAGCCGGAACAAGCCATCATCGCCTGCGTCCATTCGGCCAGAGATGTAAGAGGGGACGGGTAGGTTTACAAGCCTCCACTCTGTGGGGTGAGGCAGGCTAGCTAGTCGCTGTTGCTGCTTCTTGTGTAGGTAAAACGCGCCGGTTATTCAGCCAGGTTTCAGGTTAATTTTGACAAGGGCTTTTCTTTCTTGACAGATCTCCCTCTAAAAGCATTGCTAAGCTACCCCCCCAGGTCTATATAGAGCTGTAACGCCCGTCTGTCTCATCAGGGTGTCAGCAGAATGTTAGTGGATCTGCTTCTCTTCTGccataactccactgatgtccagggagctgcagcagcagaatttcacccagtattcTTAGAGGTTATAACACAGGTTTTGAAAAGCAAGAGGCTgaagattttcaaagctgactaGGGGATTTAgtcacacagctcccattgaaatgaaaACCTCACCTAACAGctgctctctccttccccagcacccttgGGAGAAGAGGGATTCTCCACTGGCCTTGCCTTCCCCTGCTAAGGAAATCAGGCACATGCAGTGCTTTTCCCAGGGGCATTCACATGCATCTCAGAAATACAGTGAGGGAGAAACCAGCCTGAATGCAGCCTCACAGCCAGCAGAAGCATCAGggttacttaggcctggtctatagaTCCACCCAGCTACactgctcagggatgtgaaaaatccacctccctgagcaacgtagtGAAGCCGACGTAATCCCTGGGTACAGACAGcggtaggtcaatggaagaattcgtCCGTCAACCTAGCcgccgcctcttggggaggtggattggctacagtgatgggagaattCCTCCAGCTGGCGTAGGTAGTATCCACACTGAAAGGCTGCagcaatgcagctgtgccactgaagcGTTtcacatgtagacaagcccttaggtttGCTCAAGCGATGACAGCATACAGTCCCCAGGAGCTagtagcagggggagggggaggcagcagcagcagcagggcaggatgTGGCACTCCAAGTAGGTTTGCTTGAGCAACAAATAGAGAATTCTGGAGAGGGTAGGGGCCAAACTCTGGTCTCATTTACAAAGCCAGAGAACCAGTTCTGCCAGTCTTACTCACAGGATCAATCCCTGCTCACGTGAGCAGCTCCACTGATTTCTATGGCCCACATCCTCAAGGGTATGTCATTGCCTAACTTCACTGGGAGCTAGACCCCCACATATCTttggggatctggccctatgtGCTTATTCACGTGATCAAGGTCTGGCAGGTTTGGGCTCTGATGTCTGTGGGTTTCTACCAGGGAAACCAAGGTTGGAATCAGACCTGAGATGTACATTGTAAAACCGAATGCCTTAAATGTGTATCGCCACCCTCTGAATTTCTCGCTGAGTTATTGCAAATTCAATAAACCGTGGCTGCTTGCTCCTGTTATAGACATACAGTAACAATGAAGGCAGAATTACTGAAGCTGTGACCATGTGACAGATCCACATAGCGCTCTCTCTCTGTTAAGCAGTTGTATAATAAAGATGCTTTATTAAACTTAACACAGCTGAAAATAGATCTGGTAGTAAGAATCTGTATATTTAATTAAAAGACAAATTCACAATTAAAACAGCTCTGTTCTTATTACATAGTTGTGTAATAAATATGCTTTA
Proteins encoded:
- the GPR25 gene encoding probable G-protein coupled receptor 25, which codes for MTTEAWTGSYEASSDVYWDYNPLQDTCPPQDLPYACVYIPMLYFIAFFIGFIGNLLVIVLMAKKRGRKRLVDTFVLNLAVADLVFVLTLPFWAVSAAHGNKWYFGEGLCKLSSFIISVNRSSSILFLMGMSVERYLVVMKRVDSKSTGTKNCLIIACGCIWAVSLLLGIPSLMYRKLSPSEDTTGELCEDEDSVTFQVLSLALLILTFLLPLVVILFCYCSISFKLLNHISLGKGTKNSLQIIFTIICAFICCWLPFNAFKAFLFFSSMFQGADLSCWALMALRRGLTISACLAFMNSCVNPIIYALMDRHFRRQVLPQGLQVCGTFQETRQTSALSFSSTTESSLMFASRNKPSSPASIRPEM